The following proteins are co-located in the Dyadobacter chenwenxiniae genome:
- a CDS encoding alpha/beta hydrolase, which yields MSFADKPVLPIIKNVFSIFLEREAAISVILPIHYDPSLSYPLVLFNDGQDFEGLGMAQIAARLQESGATIPFLIAGIHANENRIYEYGVAAEADYAGRGNRAGATSEFVTKELLPFLNAEYHVSQEHIVYAGFSLGGLMALDIVWNNPQIFSKAGVFSGSLWWRKRALHDGYDDSDRIMHTQLQNADEKPGLQFWFQCGSLDEYDDRDGDGVIDSIQDTLECIAILEKKGYAWNRDVFYKEVALGEHNLNTWSEALPDFFKWAFSGK from the coding sequence TTGAGTTTCGCCGATAAGCCTGTCCTTCCTATCATAAAAAATGTATTTTCTATCTTCCTGGAAAGGGAAGCCGCTATTTCGGTAATTCTGCCGATTCACTATGATCCTTCGCTTTCCTATCCGCTGGTGCTGTTTAATGATGGGCAGGATTTTGAGGGATTGGGCATGGCGCAGATCGCTGCACGCTTGCAGGAAAGTGGCGCAACGATCCCGTTTCTGATCGCCGGCATCCATGCCAATGAAAACCGGATTTACGAGTATGGCGTTGCGGCTGAGGCCGATTATGCGGGCCGTGGAAACAGGGCGGGGGCGACCTCGGAGTTTGTTACCAAAGAATTGCTGCCATTTCTAAATGCAGAATATCATGTTTCGCAGGAGCACATTGTGTACGCAGGATTTTCTTTGGGAGGACTAATGGCTTTGGATATTGTCTGGAACAATCCGCAGATTTTTTCAAAAGCCGGGGTGTTTTCAGGCTCCTTATGGTGGCGGAAAAGGGCATTGCATGACGGCTACGACGATTCCGATCGCATTATGCACACGCAGCTGCAAAATGCTGACGAAAAGCCCGGCCTCCAATTCTGGTTCCAATGCGGATCATTGGACGAATACGACGACCGTGACGGCGACGGAGTGATTGATTCGATCCAGGATACGCTGGAATGCATCGCCATACTGGAGAAGAAGGGATATGCCTGGAACCGGGATGTGTTTTACAAGGAGGTTGCGTTGGGTGAACACAACCTGAACACATGGTCCGAAGCGCTTCCTGATTTTTTTAAATGGGCTTTTTCAGGAAAATAG
- a CDS encoding esterase family protein — translation MEEKHINYYSHHLDRNVDMLVYGNWGYPLLLFPTTLGRYYQAKDMGLIESARSLVESGKYKIYCVDSIDADSWYAKHLNPQYRVLNHIQYDKFLSNELVPYIRSECHVDKIGVAGCSFGGFHAANFAFKHPDQVAYMISMSGAFDIRSFTDGFYDDTVYFNNPVDFMPNEQGWRYGHMKIVLGTSDWDICLDSNLKMSRILNDQGIEHWLDIRGWEKHDWPLWNKMFPDYLSRIM, via the coding sequence TTGGAAGAGAAGCATATCAATTATTACTCGCATCATCTGGACAGGAATGTAGACATGCTGGTCTATGGCAATTGGGGCTATCCGCTGCTGCTTTTCCCTACAACCCTGGGAAGATACTACCAGGCAAAAGACATGGGCCTGATCGAATCCGCTCGCTCGCTCGTAGAATCCGGGAAATACAAAATCTATTGCGTTGATTCGATCGACGCCGATTCCTGGTACGCCAAGCATTTAAACCCGCAATACAGGGTGCTTAACCACATTCAGTATGACAAATTCCTGAGCAACGAACTGGTTCCTTATATTAGAAGTGAATGTCACGTTGATAAGATCGGCGTGGCCGGATGCAGCTTTGGCGGCTTTCACGCGGCTAATTTCGCATTCAAACATCCCGATCAGGTGGCGTATATGATCAGTATGAGCGGTGCCTTTGATATTCGCAGCTTTACCGACGGATTTTACGACGATACGGTTTATTTTAATAACCCCGTCGATTTCATGCCCAACGAACAAGGCTGGCGTTATGGCCACATGAAAATCGTGCTGGGGACTTCCGACTGGGACATTTGCCTCGACAGCAATTTAAAGATGTCCAGGATCCTGAACGACCAGGGCATCGAACATTGGCTGGATATTAGAGGCTGGGAAAAACACGACTGGCCACTATGGAACAAAATGTTTCCGGACTACCTGTCGCGCATCATGTAA
- a CDS encoding ATP-grasp domain-containing protein has translation MKKIGILFGMENTFPNAFIERVNSKDSGFIAEAVTIDKVVQADPTEYAVIIDRISQDVPFYRAYLKNAAISGTAVINNPFWWSADEKFFNNALAEKIGVPVPKTVLLPSKERPENTSETSFRNLAFPMAWEEIFQYIGFPAYMKPHDGGGWKSVYKVVNPHDMWHKHEETGQLVMMLQEEIEFTDYFRCYCIGQKEVLIMPYEPRNPHHLRYAAEMKATGEEGEKLLETIRDYTLRLNIALGYDFNTVEFAVRDGIPIAIDFCNPAPDADIYSVGRDNFEWVVEAAANMAIERAKAQVPGQTNLTWGTFVKDALRIPAAQPATVAAAPAVEIAAPAVTAAPVPANMPEPGPASAKEVKVKTVTPKKSGKLVEDKGNQPVPSEPTPKIPTKKAAVTKAPAANSKLKKS, from the coding sequence ATGAAAAAAATTGGAATTTTGTTTGGAATGGAAAACACTTTTCCAAACGCATTTATTGAAAGAGTCAATAGCAAAGACAGTGGTTTCATCGCAGAAGCCGTGACGATTGACAAAGTAGTGCAAGCCGACCCAACCGAATACGCGGTGATCATTGACCGAATTTCTCAGGATGTGCCTTTTTATCGTGCATATCTTAAAAATGCCGCAATATCGGGAACGGCGGTGATCAACAACCCTTTTTGGTGGAGTGCTGATGAAAAGTTCTTTAATAATGCATTGGCTGAAAAAATAGGCGTTCCGGTTCCTAAAACCGTTCTGCTTCCCTCAAAAGAGCGTCCCGAAAATACTTCCGAAACCTCTTTCCGTAACCTGGCTTTTCCAATGGCCTGGGAAGAAATATTCCAATACATTGGCTTCCCCGCTTACATGAAACCGCACGATGGTGGTGGCTGGAAAAGCGTTTACAAAGTGGTAAACCCGCATGATATGTGGCATAAGCACGAAGAAACAGGTCAGTTGGTGATGATGTTGCAGGAGGAAATTGAGTTTACAGATTATTTCCGCTGCTATTGCATTGGGCAAAAAGAAGTGCTGATTATGCCTTATGAACCAAGAAACCCGCATCACTTGCGTTATGCGGCCGAAATGAAGGCCACAGGTGAGGAAGGCGAAAAATTGCTGGAAACGATCAGGGATTACACATTGAGGCTCAACATTGCATTAGGCTATGATTTCAACACGGTCGAGTTTGCAGTGAGGGATGGCATTCCTATCGCCATCGATTTTTGCAATCCAGCGCCGGATGCAGACATTTATTCCGTTGGCCGTGATAATTTCGAATGGGTTGTAGAAGCAGCAGCGAATATGGCCATTGAAAGGGCAAAAGCACAAGTGCCCGGACAAACCAATTTAACCTGGGGAACATTTGTAAAAGATGCATTGCGCATTCCAGCTGCACAACCAGCAACTGTCGCTGCGGCTCCTGCCGTTGAAATTGCTGCGCCTGCAGTAACTGCTGCGCCTGTTCCGGCCAATATGCCTGAGCCAGGCCCCGCTTCTGCGAAAGAAGTAAAAGTAAAAACGGTTACGCCGAAAAAGTCTGGGAAATTGGTAGAGGATAAGGGAAACCAGCCCGTTCCCAGTGAGCCGACTCCAAAAATACCAACCAAAAAAGCGGCAGTGACGAAAGCGCCCGCAGCTAACTCCAAATTAAAAAAATCGTAA
- a CDS encoding carboxylate-amine ligase — translation MATFTLGIEEEFQTIDPVTRNLRSHMSKLVEDGKITLKERVKAEMHQAVVEVGTNICHNIQEAREEVTYLRKMILDLAEKQNLQVAAAGTHPFADWVEQLITPDPRYDEIIDEMRDVARGNLIFGLHVHVGIENRDEAIQIMNAVRYFLPHIYALSTNSPFWCGRNTGFKSYRSKVFDKFPRTGIPDSFSSAAEYDEYVNLLIKTKCIDNGKKIWWDIRVHPFFDTIEFRMCDVPMRTDETICLAAIMQALVAKIHKLHRMNLTFRPYHRMLINENKWRAARYGIQGKLIDFGKQEEVEYNVLVVELLEFIDDVVDELGSRKEIDYIHQIMAMGTGADRQLAVFESTGSMNAVVDYIVSETKIGLD, via the coding sequence ATGGCCACATTCACCCTGGGAATTGAGGAAGAATTTCAGACCATTGATCCTGTAACGAGGAATCTGAGGTCACATATGTCGAAGCTGGTAGAGGACGGAAAGATCACGCTTAAAGAGCGGGTGAAGGCAGAAATGCACCAGGCTGTTGTGGAAGTGGGAACAAACATTTGTCACAACATTCAGGAAGCACGGGAGGAAGTTACCTACTTGCGTAAAATGATTCTGGATCTGGCTGAAAAGCAAAATTTGCAGGTTGCGGCAGCCGGAACGCATCCATTCGCAGACTGGGTTGAACAGCTCATCACCCCGGACCCGCGCTATGATGAAATCATCGATGAAATGCGCGACGTCGCACGTGGCAACCTGATTTTCGGTTTGCACGTGCACGTGGGAATCGAAAACCGGGATGAGGCGATTCAGATCATGAACGCGGTCCGGTATTTTTTGCCGCACATTTATGCATTGTCGACCAACTCGCCTTTCTGGTGCGGCCGAAATACGGGTTTCAAATCATACCGATCCAAGGTTTTTGATAAATTCCCGAGAACCGGTATTCCTGATTCCTTTTCCAGCGCGGCTGAGTATGACGAATACGTCAATCTGCTTATCAAAACCAAGTGCATTGATAATGGCAAGAAGATCTGGTGGGACATTCGTGTGCATCCATTTTTTGACACCATTGAGTTCCGCATGTGTGACGTGCCTATGCGAACAGATGAAACCATCTGTTTGGCCGCCATTATGCAGGCGCTCGTCGCCAAAATACACAAATTGCATCGCATGAACCTGACATTCAGGCCATATCACCGTATGCTGATAAACGAAAACAAGTGGCGCGCCGCCCGTTACGGGATCCAAGGCAAGCTGATTGATTTCGGAAAACAGGAGGAGGTCGAGTACAATGTGCTGGTTGTAGAGCTGCTGGAATTTATTGATGATGTAGTTGACGAACTGGGGAGCCGGAAAGAGATCGATTACATTCATCAAATAATGGCCATGGGCACGGGCGCGGACCGTCAATTGGCTGTGTTTGAAAGCACTGGAAGTATGAATGCCGTGGTAGATTATATCGTTTCGGAGACGAAAATCGGTTTAGATTAA
- a CDS encoding type 1 glutamine amidotransferase yields the protein MIDDKKHFRIAILDMYDGFENEGMRCIKKIITAFGENESVPVEYTIFDVRQKLEVPGLNFDAYISTGGPGNPSPMGEGWEKKFFNFLDQIFQFNANRHNKTKKHLFLICHSFQMACIHWQLAGVSKRRKTSFGTFPVHKTASGRKDALLNALSDPFWIVDSRDFQVTQPNQFMLENMGAKLLCLEKIRPHVPLERAVMAIRFSKEIVGTQFHPEADAEGMLRYFLREDKKTSIVAAHGQAKYDDMISHLNDPDKIMMTEAVVIPAFLKNALNKSFLPAYA from the coding sequence ATGATTGATGACAAAAAACATTTCCGGATTGCTATTCTGGACATGTACGACGGGTTTGAGAATGAAGGAATGCGGTGTATCAAAAAAATCATTACCGCATTTGGTGAAAATGAGTCGGTGCCCGTTGAATACACCATTTTCGATGTCAGACAAAAGCTGGAAGTTCCGGGATTGAATTTCGACGCCTATATTTCTACGGGCGGCCCGGGAAATCCCTCGCCGATGGGTGAGGGCTGGGAAAAGAAGTTTTTTAATTTTTTGGACCAAATATTCCAGTTCAATGCGAACCGGCATAATAAGACAAAAAAGCATCTTTTCCTGATCTGTCATTCATTTCAAATGGCTTGCATACACTGGCAACTTGCGGGTGTCAGCAAACGTAGAAAAACTTCATTCGGAACGTTTCCGGTGCATAAAACGGCTTCGGGCAGGAAAGACGCGCTGTTGAATGCATTAAGCGATCCTTTCTGGATTGTGGATTCGCGCGATTTTCAGGTTACGCAGCCCAATCAATTTATGCTCGAAAATATGGGCGCAAAATTGCTTTGTCTTGAAAAAATCAGGCCGCACGTTCCGCTGGAACGCGCTGTGATGGCAATCCGCTTTTCCAAGGAGATTGTCGGAACGCAGTTTCACCCAGAGGCGGACGCGGAAGGAATGCTTCGCTACTTTTTACGCGAAGATAAAAAGACCAGCATCGTCGCAGCGCACGGCCAGGCCAAATACGATGATATGATCTCGCATTTGAACGATCCGGACAAAATTATGATGACCGAAGCGGTTGTTATTCCGGCTTTTCTTAAAAATGCTTTGAATAAATCTTTTCTGCCTGCCTATGCATAA
- a CDS encoding aspartate aminotransferase family protein has translation MHISHRQHFFDHLAQTSDYPLALEIEKAEGVYMYSADGKRYMDLISGIAVSNVGHRHPKVLAAIHEQLEKHMHLLVYGEFVQNTQVQLAKALTDTLRVETANPSPYGLIDNVYFTNSGAEAVEGAMKLAKRFTGRDGFVSCYNAYHGATQGALSLAGAEFFKRNFRPLLPGITNIQHGFSPDIEKITEKTAAVVIEIIGGESGVREPDDAYFPALRKKCNETGALLIFDEIQTGYGRTGSFWAFEQFGTYPDILLSAKGMGGGMPIGAFMASQRIMSVFKNNPILGHITTFGGHPVSCASSLAALQVTLDENLAASANAKGYLFKSLLVHPAIKEVRGRGLMLAAEMESFAKLKDTIDRCIERGVVTDWFLFCDNAMRIAPPLTITEDQIREACAVILSVLNE, from the coding sequence ATGCATATATCGCACCGCCAACATTTTTTTGATCATTTAGCCCAAACATCTGACTATCCACTTGCCTTAGAAATTGAGAAAGCCGAGGGCGTATATATGTACAGCGCGGATGGAAAGCGGTATATGGACCTGATTTCCGGGATTGCGGTCAGCAATGTAGGTCACCGCCATCCGAAGGTACTGGCTGCTATCCACGAACAACTGGAAAAGCATATGCATTTGCTTGTGTACGGTGAATTCGTGCAAAATACGCAAGTGCAGCTTGCGAAAGCACTGACGGACACATTACGGGTGGAAACTGCAAACCCATCCCCGTACGGTTTAATCGACAATGTTTATTTTACCAATTCGGGAGCGGAAGCGGTCGAAGGCGCGATGAAACTGGCGAAGCGCTTTACTGGCCGCGATGGGTTTGTTTCATGTTATAATGCTTACCACGGCGCAACCCAGGGTGCTTTGAGCCTAGCAGGAGCGGAATTTTTCAAACGAAACTTTCGTCCGTTGCTTCCGGGTATAACGAATATTCAGCATGGATTTTCTCCGGATATTGAAAAAATAACAGAAAAAACAGCCGCTGTCGTCATTGAAATCATTGGTGGGGAATCCGGTGTGCGCGAGCCTGATGACGCCTATTTTCCAGCTTTGAGGAAGAAGTGTAATGAAACAGGCGCGTTGCTGATTTTCGATGAAATTCAAACCGGATATGGTCGTACGGGTTCATTTTGGGCGTTTGAACAATTTGGAACGTATCCGGATATTCTGCTCAGCGCCAAAGGAATGGGTGGCGGAATGCCGATCGGTGCATTTATGGCCTCCCAGAGAATCATGAGCGTTTTTAAAAACAATCCCATTCTTGGGCACATTACCACATTTGGCGGGCATCCTGTAAGTTGTGCGTCTTCCCTAGCGGCATTGCAGGTTACGTTAGATGAAAATCTAGCGGCCTCGGCCAATGCAAAAGGCTATCTTTTCAAATCATTATTAGTCCATCCGGCGATCAAAGAAGTAAGGGGAAGGGGCTTAATGCTCGCTGCGGAGATGGAATCTTTTGCGAAATTGAAAGACACCATCGACCGCTGCATTGAACGCGGCGTTGTTACTGACTGGTTTTTGTTCTGCGACAATGCTATGCGCATTGCCCCGCCACTTACCATCACCGAAGATCAGATCCGGGAAGCTTGTGCCGTTATTTTGTCAGTTTTGAACGAATAA
- a CDS encoding aldose 1-epimerase family protein: MNYSIENQHLKIAVQETGAELIQIQSTVTGKDFLWDADPNVWASHAPVLFPVIGAIKNGFVTYQGKQYAVPRHGFIRNNADVKLINQTADSLTFGLKFSETTLEIYPFEFEFLVTYSLKENRVIVNHEVINHGTEEMLFSLGGHPAFKCPLHVDEVYEDYYLEFYAVENDSTWLLEKNGLVGNTTKPILENTNILHLNEHLFDNDALIFKHLVSKQVSLRSIKSSQVITVHYDDFKYLGIWAKPGGHFVCIEPWLGIADSADSDQNFETKEGILKLAAGGKFEAKFEIEISE, from the coding sequence ATGAATTACTCCATTGAAAATCAACATTTGAAAATAGCGGTCCAGGAAACGGGCGCAGAACTTATTCAAATCCAGTCGACCGTAACCGGAAAAGACTTTTTATGGGATGCCGATCCGAATGTATGGGCCAGCCACGCTCCTGTTCTTTTTCCAGTCATCGGGGCGATCAAGAATGGATTTGTCACTTATCAAGGCAAGCAATACGCGGTGCCGCGTCACGGGTTTATCAGGAATAATGCGGATGTGAAATTGATCAATCAAACGGCCGATAGTCTGACTTTTGGGCTAAAATTCAGCGAAACGACGTTAGAAATTTACCCGTTTGAGTTTGAATTCCTGGTCACTTACAGCCTGAAAGAAAACAGGGTCATTGTGAATCATGAAGTGATCAATCACGGTACTGAGGAAATGTTGTTTTCGCTCGGCGGACACCCTGCGTTCAAATGCCCGTTGCATGTCGACGAGGTTTATGAAGATTATTATCTTGAATTCTACGCCGTCGAAAACGATTCTACCTGGTTGTTAGAAAAAAACGGCTTAGTAGGAAATACTACCAAGCCGATTTTGGAAAATACCAATATATTGCATCTGAACGAACACTTGTTCGACAACGACGCGCTGATCTTCAAACATCTGGTTTCAAAACAAGTCAGTCTCCGCAGCATAAAGTCGTCTCAAGTCATCACCGTTCATTACGACGACTTCAAATATCTGGGAATCTGGGCCAAACCTGGCGGCCACTTCGTTTGCATCGAACCCTGGCTTGGCATCGCCGACAGCGCTGATTCAGATCAAAACTTTGAAACGAAAGAAGGAATCCTCAAACTCGCCGCTGGCGGAAAGTTTGAGGCGAAGTTTGAGATTGAGATTAGTGAATAA
- a CDS encoding type II toxin-antitoxin system HicB family antitoxin gives MKKIRVVIERSKDFYGAYSENVNKINGGGETIEDVKKSVLECIEIIKSFDDRNIPAALKGEYEIIWKFDVGSFLKYYKGIFSQSGIARLTGINEKLLNHYASGLKKPRPAQAKKIEAALHQLGSELLALKL, from the coding sequence ATGAAAAAGATCAGAGTTGTAATCGAGCGTAGCAAAGACTTCTATGGCGCATATTCAGAGAATGTCAATAAAATCAACGGAGGCGGGGAGACGATCGAAGATGTGAAAAAGTCGGTTCTAGAATGTATTGAGATCATCAAATCCTTTGACGACAGAAACATTCCTGCGGCATTGAAAGGCGAATATGAAATTATTTGGAAGTTTGACGTTGGGAGTTTTCTAAAATACTATAAAGGTATTTTCAGCCAGTCTGGCATCGCACGTCTGACGGGTATCAACGAAAAGCTTTTAAATCACTATGCCTCGGGTTTAAAAAAACCGAGACCAGCCCAGGCAAAAAAAATTGAAGCTGCACTGCACCAGTTGGGCAGTGAGCTTCTAGCACTGAAATTGTAA
- a CDS encoding type II toxin-antitoxin system HicA family toxin translates to MKYSEFHRIVRRNGWAHIRTRGSHYIYEKGDQRYSIANHGAKEMPEGTRLRAIKGMNLELR, encoded by the coding sequence ATGAAATATTCAGAGTTTCACCGTATTGTACGGCGTAATGGCTGGGCGCACATAAGAACACGTGGCAGTCACTATATTTATGAAAAAGGTGATCAGCGTTATTCGATTGCTAACCATGGCGCGAAAGAGATGCCAGAAGGAACGAGATTAAGAGCAATTAAAGGAATGAACTTAGAACTAAGATGA
- the trxA gene encoding thioredoxin, with protein sequence MGKALEITDSTFEDLIQGDKPVLVDFWAEWCGPCKMIGPVVEQLAGEYEGKAVIGKMDVDMNSSVPAKFGIRSIPTLMIFKGGQLVDKVVGVVPKTTLEDKLNAQIEATV encoded by the coding sequence ATGGGAAAAGCACTTGAAATTACCGATAGCACCTTTGAAGATCTCATTCAGGGAGATAAGCCAGTACTTGTAGATTTTTGGGCTGAGTGGTGTGGTCCTTGTAAGATGATCGGACCAGTTGTGGAACAGCTTGCTGGTGAGTATGAAGGTAAGGCTGTTATTGGTAAAATGGATGTGGATATGAACTCTTCGGTGCCAGCTAAATTCGGTATTCGCAGTATCCCGACATTGATGATCTTTAAAGGCGGACAACTAGTAGATAAAGTTGTAGGCGTTGTGCCAAAAACAACTTTGGAAGATAAATTAAACGCACAGATCGAAGCTACGGTATAG